Proteins encoded within one genomic window of Sporolituus thermophilus DSM 23256:
- a CDS encoding N-acetylmuramoyl-L-alanine amidase family protein produces MNYLKIISYCLLCVLVVGLLAPVQSAHAAPVDDVLKTLTASTAPTDGKGVNLFEKLFDLLFNKILGPILNIFNGGKAEAPASTSPIKVTPLPPSSSGPIQDTGVLRGKVIVVDPGHGGSNPGAVAFNTREADNNLAVALKLRDKLARAGAKVIMTRSTDRTVAPEGSSLGEELQARVDIAEANHADIFVSVHSNSNPDPRIAGAMTFYPSGRSQSLALEVQSALIESTNAVDKGVAPATFYVLRNTSMPSILVEMGFVTNEQEAKKLQDDSYRNSIAQGIYNGIVRYFNKNSK; encoded by the coding sequence GTGAATTATCTAAAGATAATATCATACTGCTTACTGTGTGTTCTGGTAGTAGGTCTTTTGGCTCCTGTTCAAAGTGCGCATGCCGCTCCGGTTGATGATGTATTGAAAACGCTAACTGCCTCTACGGCGCCTACTGACGGTAAAGGCGTTAACCTGTTTGAAAAATTGTTTGACCTATTATTTAACAAAATCTTGGGACCGATCTTAAATATTTTCAATGGTGGAAAAGCGGAAGCACCCGCCTCGACTTCGCCAATAAAAGTTACTCCTCTGCCGCCGTCTTCTTCCGGTCCGATACAGGATACAGGCGTGCTGCGCGGCAAGGTAATTGTCGTCGACCCCGGCCACGGCGGTAGCAATCCTGGTGCTGTTGCTTTTAATACCCGTGAAGCGGATAATAACCTGGCTGTGGCCTTAAAACTTCGGGATAAACTTGCTCGTGCCGGGGCCAAAGTCATCATGACTCGCAGTACAGACCGTACGGTAGCACCGGAAGGTAGCTCTTTAGGCGAAGAATTGCAAGCAAGAGTGGATATTGCCGAAGCAAATCATGCTGATATTTTTGTAAGTGTTCATTCAAACTCCAATCCCGACCCTCGTATCGCCGGCGCGATGACCTTCTATCCCAGCGGCCGTTCGCAGTCATTGGCCTTAGAAGTGCAAAGCGCGCTAATTGAGTCCACAAACGCCGTAGACAAGGGCGTGGCGCCTGCCACCTTCTATGTACTGCGCAATACCTCGATGCCCAGTATTTTGGTTGAAATGGGCTTTGTCACCAATGAACAGGAAGCTAAAAAGCTCCAGGATGATTCCTATCGCAACAGCATTGCTCAAGGAATTTATAACGGGATTGTCCGCTATTTTAATAAGAATAGCAAATAA
- a CDS encoding glycosyl hydrolase family 18 protein: protein MFKYKVQITWLMLASFVFAMLVPLAPVQAASIADLLGQTSSSGQGLVDLLLGLFLGKFLDKLFNGASRAADKIGLPSGLIHPGAKEIVGFYAEWWSGDKASFNSLSANTDAVKTIAPFWATLQADGSVTDRGGRDHAAVVDFAHRHNISVLLLVNNAKQDNSVNSPIHTVLSDPSLRSKAIDSLEAYIKKFNLDGVNIDFEMVPPEDRENLTAFMKELSARLKPQGYLVTIDVFPKQDEQKDVAYAYDYTALSKYADKIMIMTYDNHGMWSDAGPIADIRWVEQSIQYALQFIPKHKLYLGIATYGYDWSNKGVKSLTYANVMDLVKRYNVVLQWDEPSKSPHFTYTGADGLAHQVWFENSRSLHYKLDLINKYDLAGAALWKLGDEDPNYWSVLKAKLLKQ, encoded by the coding sequence ATGTTCAAATATAAAGTTCAGATAACTTGGTTGATGCTTGCCAGTTTTGTATTTGCCATGTTAGTACCACTGGCTCCTGTACAAGCTGCTTCTATTGCCGATTTATTAGGGCAGACGTCCTCTTCCGGACAAGGTCTGGTTGACCTTCTCCTCGGTCTCTTTTTGGGTAAGTTCCTGGACAAATTGTTTAACGGTGCTTCTCGGGCCGCCGATAAAATCGGTCTGCCAAGCGGGTTGATACACCCCGGCGCAAAAGAGATTGTCGGTTTTTACGCTGAATGGTGGAGTGGCGATAAGGCTTCCTTTAACTCCCTTTCCGCCAATACCGATGCCGTGAAAACTATTGCCCCTTTCTGGGCCACGCTGCAAGCGGACGGTTCGGTAACCGACCGGGGCGGTCGCGACCATGCAGCGGTGGTTGACTTTGCTCACCGTCATAATATTTCGGTTCTGCTTCTCGTCAATAATGCCAAACAAGATAACTCCGTTAACTCTCCCATACACACCGTTTTATCCGATCCAAGTTTGCGTAGCAAAGCCATTGATAGCCTAGAGGCATACATCAAAAAATTTAACCTTGACGGTGTAAATATAGATTTTGAAATGGTTCCGCCCGAAGACCGTGAAAATTTGACTGCTTTTATGAAGGAGTTGTCGGCTCGGTTAAAACCGCAGGGCTATCTTGTTACCATTGACGTTTTTCCCAAACAGGATGAACAGAAAGACGTGGCTTACGCTTATGACTATACAGCTCTCAGTAAGTATGCTGACAAAATTATGATTATGACCTATGACAACCATGGTATGTGGAGTGATGCTGGTCCCATTGCCGATATCCGCTGGGTGGAACAGAGCATTCAATACGCTTTACAGTTTATCCCCAAACACAAGTTATATCTTGGCATCGCTACCTACGGCTACGACTGGTCGAACAAGGGCGTTAAAAGCTTGACTTACGCTAATGTTATGGATCTGGTAAAGCGATATAATGTCGTGTTGCAGTGGGACGAACCTTCTAAATCGCCACATTTTACTTACACCGGCGCGGACGGACTCGCTCATCAGGTCTGGTTTGAAAACAGCCGGAGCCTGCATTACAAACTAGACTTAATTAACAAGTATGACCTGGCCGGTGCTGCCCTATGGAAACTGGGCGATGAAGATCCCAATTACTGGTCGGTCTTAAAAGCAAAGTTATTAAAACAATAG
- a CDS encoding polysaccharide deacetylase family protein — protein sequence MIPLKWRWIIIKRLPNWYMFLATSVFLTVAMLAGALQPLLINTISASKPQPIFHGNLNQPKVAFACNVFWGEEFLPAMLDTFDQHNIKITFFIGGSWGKRYPDMLKELAKRGHELGNHSFSHPHPNSLSKRQNQEQILRTENLIQEVTGIKTTLYAPPYGEYNDTVLSAAAELGYTTIMWSVDTIDWKKPSEEVIRNRVMKKIHNGAIVLMHPTEVTAKALPVLIKEITAKGYIITTVSDIIK from the coding sequence GTGATACCGTTGAAATGGCGATGGATTATTATTAAACGCTTGCCCAATTGGTATATGTTTTTGGCAACGAGTGTCTTTCTTACTGTCGCCATGCTGGCAGGCGCCTTGCAACCTTTGCTTATCAACACGATAAGTGCTTCGAAGCCGCAGCCAATATTTCATGGCAACCTAAACCAACCAAAAGTCGCCTTTGCTTGCAACGTTTTTTGGGGCGAAGAATTCCTTCCAGCCATGCTGGATACCTTTGATCAGCATAATATAAAAATAACCTTTTTTATTGGGGGAAGTTGGGGTAAGCGATATCCGGATATGCTCAAAGAACTGGCTAAACGCGGTCATGAATTGGGCAACCATTCCTTCAGCCACCCCCATCCCAACAGTTTGTCTAAACGGCAAAATCAGGAACAGATTTTGCGGACTGAAAACCTTATTCAAGAAGTGACAGGTATAAAAACCACGCTCTATGCCCCTCCTTACGGAGAATATAATGATACTGTGTTAAGTGCGGCAGCCGAGCTGGGATATACGACAATAATGTGGAGTGTTGATACTATTGACTGGAAAAAACCATCAGAAGAAGTAATCAGGAATAGGGTAATGAAAAAAATACATAATGGAGCCATTGTCCTTATGCACCCTACGGAAGTAACGGCCAAGGCTTTACCCGTTCTTATTAAAGAAATTACTGCTAAGGGATATATAATTACTACGGTTTCAGATATAATCAAATAA
- a CDS encoding polyribonucleotide nucleotidyltransferase has protein sequence MQTFQMQLAGRALVVETGKMAKQANGAVLIRYGDTAVLVTATASAEPRQGIDFFPLTVDYEERLYSVGKIPGGFIKREGRPSEAAILAGRLIDRPIRPLFAEGFRNDVHVVATVLSVDQDNPPDIPAMIGASCALSISDIPFNGPIGGVRVGRVDGQFVINPTVEQQDRSDLNLVVAGTKDAVLMVEAGANEVPEKVILDAIAFGHDIIREIVAFQEKIVAEVGKPKREIPLYEVPPEIDAAVREYVTEKLKNAVTNPDKLAREEQIKQVKAEATEHFLLLYPDNAKDIAYVMQKVLKEIVRKMITIDKVRPDGRQLDEIRPISCEVGLLRRTHGSGLFTRGQTQVLTVTTLGAIGDEQILDGLGVEESKRYMHHYNFPAFSVGETRPARGPGRREIGHGALAERALLPVIPPETEFPYTIRLVSEVLESNGSTSMGSVCGSTLSLMDAGVPIKAPVSGVAMGLVKEGDHYTILTDIQGIEDALGDMDFKVAGTAKGVTAIQMDIKISGITKEILADALEQARRGRLFILDKMLEVIKEPRPELSPYAPRIITMEIDPDKIRDVIGPGGKTIKKIIDETGVTIDIEDDGKVFIAAVDVEAGKKAVRIIENLVRDVEVGGVYMGKVTRLMNFGAFVEILPGKEGLVHISQLARERVNKVEDVVKVGDEILVKVTEIDRQGRINLSRKELLKAERDSKNND, from the coding sequence ATGCAAACTTTTCAGATGCAGCTTGCGGGAAGGGCGCTGGTTGTAGAAACGGGCAAAATGGCAAAACAGGCAAATGGCGCCGTCCTAATTCGCTATGGCGACACGGCCGTTCTAGTGACAGCTACCGCTTCTGCAGAGCCCAGGCAAGGCATCGACTTTTTTCCTTTGACGGTAGACTACGAGGAAAGACTATATTCTGTCGGCAAAATACCGGGCGGATTTATTAAGCGTGAAGGACGTCCCAGCGAAGCAGCCATCCTCGCCGGTCGTTTGATTGACCGGCCAATTCGACCGTTATTCGCTGAAGGATTCCGGAATGATGTCCATGTAGTTGCTACCGTGCTTTCCGTGGATCAGGACAACCCACCGGATATTCCGGCCATGATTGGGGCTTCGTGCGCGCTTTCCATTTCCGATATTCCCTTTAACGGCCCAATTGGCGGCGTACGGGTAGGCAGGGTTGACGGGCAGTTTGTTATCAACCCTACGGTGGAACAACAAGATCGTAGCGACCTCAACCTCGTCGTTGCCGGCACCAAGGATGCAGTACTGATGGTCGAAGCCGGTGCCAACGAAGTGCCGGAAAAAGTTATATTGGACGCGATAGCTTTTGGCCATGATATTATCCGGGAGATTGTTGCTTTTCAGGAAAAAATAGTTGCCGAGGTCGGCAAACCTAAGCGGGAAATTCCTCTCTATGAAGTACCGCCTGAAATCGATGCCGCCGTGCGCGAATATGTTACCGAAAAACTAAAAAATGCCGTTACCAATCCCGACAAATTAGCGCGGGAAGAGCAAATCAAACAGGTGAAGGCCGAAGCGACCGAGCACTTTTTACTGTTATATCCGGACAACGCCAAGGATATTGCCTACGTTATGCAAAAAGTTCTCAAAGAAATCGTCCGGAAAATGATTACCATCGACAAAGTAAGACCGGACGGTCGGCAGCTAGATGAAATTCGGCCAATAAGCTGTGAAGTAGGCTTGCTGCGGCGGACACATGGCTCAGGTTTGTTTACACGCGGCCAAACGCAGGTGTTGACGGTAACAACTCTAGGGGCTATTGGCGACGAACAGATTTTGGATGGGCTTGGTGTCGAAGAGTCTAAACGCTATATGCATCATTACAACTTTCCGGCATTTAGTGTAGGGGAAACGAGACCTGCCCGCGGGCCTGGACGGCGGGAAATCGGGCATGGGGCGCTGGCAGAACGGGCACTGCTACCGGTAATTCCCCCGGAAACGGAATTCCCGTATACTATCCGGCTGGTGTCGGAAGTCTTGGAATCTAACGGTTCAACTTCGATGGGGAGCGTATGTGGCAGCACTTTGTCCCTCATGGATGCCGGGGTGCCGATCAAGGCTCCTGTATCCGGCGTAGCCATGGGGCTCGTGAAGGAAGGCGATCATTACACCATTCTTACCGATATCCAGGGAATTGAAGATGCTCTCGGCGACATGGACTTCAAAGTAGCCGGTACAGCCAAGGGTGTAACTGCTATTCAAATGGATATTAAAATTTCTGGCATCACGAAAGAAATTTTGGCTGACGCTCTGGAACAGGCTCGCCGCGGCCGGTTGTTTATCTTAGATAAGATGTTGGAAGTTATCAAAGAACCTAGACCCGAACTATCGCCTTATGCTCCCAGAATTATTACCATGGAAATTGATCCCGACAAGATTCGTGATGTTATCGGTCCGGGTGGAAAAACGATCAAGAAGATTATTGATGAAACCGGTGTTACGATTGACATCGAGGATGATGGCAAGGTCTTTATCGCCGCTGTTGATGTGGAAGCCGGCAAAAAGGCAGTTCGTATCATCGAGAACCTTGTACGCGACGTAGAAGTGGGTGGCGTTTACATGGGGAAGGTTACCCGCCTGATGAATTTCGGGGCCTTTGTTGAGATTTTGCCAGGCAAGGAAGGGTTGGTGCACATCTCGCAACTAGCGCGCGAGCGTGTTAACAAGGTAGAGGATGTTGTGAAAGTAGGCGATGAGATTCTCGTAAAGGTTACCGAAATTGACCGGCAGGGACGGATAAATCTATCTCGTAAAGAACTTCTCAAGGCTGAGCGCGATAGCAAAAATAATGATTAG
- the rpsO gene encoding 30S ribosomal protein S15 → MLTPEQKQQIIQKYRLHEADTGSPEVQIAILTERINYLTEHLKEHKKDHHSRRGLLKMVGQRRGLLNYLRDNDIERYRSIIEKLNLRK, encoded by the coding sequence ATGTTGACGCCGGAACAAAAACAGCAGATTATTCAGAAGTACCGTCTTCACGAAGCCGATACAGGCTCACCTGAGGTGCAGATTGCTATTCTCACCGAGCGAATTAACTACCTGACCGAGCATCTCAAAGAGCACAAAAAAGACCATCATTCGCGCCGTGGCCTTCTAAAGATGGTTGGTCAACGTAGAGGCTTGCTGAATTATCTGCGGGACAACGACATTGAGCGTTATCGTTCCATCATTGAAAAACTCAACCTCAGAAAATAA